The genome window taaccataaaatatatatattcttatttataaaatcGAATAGGTAAACCGAGGCAGGGACAGTTCCAAGATGGATAATTGTATTTGTTCGTCTGTCCGTCCGTCTCCACCCTTAATCTAACCCATGGCCGGGACTATGTGAGACCTAAAAATACATTGCAAATCCTATGTAGTTTTAAAATGATTAAGACATGAAATCTGAAAAAGAAGATGTACATTTATAAGTTGATTTTGTTGCACGAAAGGCAAAacacttatttatataaaagttATTGGCCATAGTAACTATCCTTTTTTAGTTTATCATAAATGGGTAGAGACAAAAACACTAgtttttcactttcattatataAGTTGGGGTGCCCAATTGTCATCCTAAGTTGTTTTGGTCACAAAGtcaaatgaagagaaaaaggtacaaaatcaaaattccaGTTCTAGGGTTTTATGGCTTTCTCAATTTCATGACAATTGAGGCTAGACAGAGTGTGTATTGTTTTGTTGCATGGGACAAATTCTTGTTTTGGTACCAAATAGCTCTATAATGCAATTTAATTATATGGCAAGTTTTGTTTAAAATGCACACACTTGTCATTCGTCAACCCCACACTTCAATTCCATGTCGTCATTTTTACTCTAGCCCTTGCTTTTTCCAAATTCTCTCAACTCATATGATCATatctatacatatataaatacaaagtCTATGGAATAGGCTTAAACAAGCCACATCCATAGCAGGCCCCTCTATACCACTCCTTTATCTtttgcaatcttcttcttcttcttcttcctgtCCCTTCAATCTCTTGCTTTCTGCAGAATGCACATGCAGTTTCGCTGCCGCGGATCGTAACGAAGCCAAAGCTCTCAAATGCAAGCTAGGTGCAACAAGTTCAATCTTTATGTGGCTGGTGCCCCTTATAAGCATCGAACTTCTTGCAACTAGCTTTCATTTGTGAGCTTTATAATGTCACCATATATAATCTGTTTGACTTAACAAAGTAAAATGAAGAAAGATGAAAGAATGTAACAGCATTACGCATGTAGTTAGATCTTTGGTCCTTGACCTTCCATGAAGTATATGCATAACATAAAGTTGTCAGGTCACAATGGGTGGAGCTTCTACGACATTGAATAAGTCTAAGTtttcttcatctctctttctAGTCTAAAGTAACCAGCATATAGCATAAAGAATAAtaagtgaaagaaaaaaaaaaattataagttttggggaaaaaagttgaaggaaatctaatttgttattttccaaaaaaaaaaacataatctGATCCCTCCAATGGCCTTGTGTTCTAGGCCTTTTGTCTAGATACCCATTTTAGCTTTTCTCAATTTaataacaatttaatttaCTTATTGTGCAACTTGTCTAGGATGGGAGTTGTTTAGTTTGCTTGTATTTAACACAGAActtgttctttttcattttatatgcTATACTTTTGTTGTATGGTATTTGATACAAGCCATAAAGCTCTGTTTTATGgtagcagattttgaaatGCCATCGGCACTGACATGCACTCATATTTTTCCTGGTTGGTGTTATAACCAATATCTCTATAATGCAGTGATCATCCAAGCAATATcagttttattgttttcatcaATGTTAGAAAATCACTGGACCTGGACAGAAGTATGGGTAGAAAAGAAATGTTACAAACATGGCCGCATGCAGTTATGCAATGCATTGACCGGCGTGTGGATGTGCATCAATTAGCATTTGATGCACGTGAATTACATAATACATCAACAGCTGACAGTCATTCATGCGTGCGTGGACGATTGTCGCTAACATAACTTTTAAATACAATCTCACTCTCGATTTCAAACACAGAACCTCCTACAACCAAATTCCTCTACCATATTAAACAATTACTgaatcaccaaaaaaaaaaaaaaagaattcaaatGTTAGATAAATAAACTAACAAATCAGTTAAATGATCTACCATGTTCAAAACCTTTTTAGTGCTTGATGGTGTTCCACACGGCAAGTCAAATTCCTTCCCTAGCTGAACAGAATTCATGCTCATGCATTGGCTAATAACCACTCCAAGATGGGATACTAATTTAATCTTTCAAGTGCCCCATTTGCTTTTCTTTgccaacaagaagaaaatttctTAGTCATGGATCATTATCATCATGGTTCGGAAAGAGACTTGAAAGCCTAATTAAAGTCGTAACCTCCTTTAAGCTGTTCATTAACACATAATGTCGTCATTTGGCTCCATTAACCACACAATTGGCAACCCCACACTTTCCTTTCTTACAAATAGAATTGAATTCCATGTCGCCATTTTCACCTCAACCCCTTTGCTTTTCCTGAACTCTCCAACTCATATATACAGTAAGCAATAGGCTCACTCCTTCACATCCCACATCAAATTTCGAAGCCCTcctctactctctctctctctcttcccccccACTGAAAGCCATGAGAAAGCTCACTTCATCTcacactcttcttcttcttcttcttcttctgtttgtCCCCATTTTGGTTTCTGCAGAATGCACATGTAGCAAAGAAACCCAACACCATGACAAGGTCAAGGTTCTCAAGTTCAAGCTAGTTGCAATAAGTTCAATCCTCATAGCCAGTGTGCTTGGTGTCTCTCTCCCAATGTTGGGCAAGAAAATCCCAACTCTGCGCCCCGAAAACGATATCTTCTTCATGATCAAAGCCTTTGCTGCTGGCGTGATTCTAGCAACAGGGTTCATCCATATCTTGCCTGAAGCATTTGACAGCTTGACAAGCCCCTGCCTCAGCCAAACACCATGGGGGAATTTCCCATTTACCGGCTTCATTGCAATGCTTTCGGCTATTGGGACGATGATGATCGATACCTTTGCCACCAGTTATTACAGAAGGTCACATTTCACTAAAGCACTGCCAGTGAAAGAGGATGAGGAGATGCATGGGGTGCATGAGGGTCATGTGCATGTTCATACTCATGCCACACATGGTCATGCCCATGGATCCAGTGCAATTTTACCGGAGGACTCAGCTTCATCTTTCGAGCTCATTAGGCATCGAGTGATATCACAGGTAGAGTTGGCTTATATTTTTAGTTGTTTATGGTTCAATATTTTTGGTGATAGAGTTTGTTGGGTAGGTGCACACTCTGTTTCTCCCCtgtttcctctgttttttgcTCTTGCCATTCCTATGAACTACTTCCTATACTTTgtaattacaatttacaagcATACAGGTATTTGAAATTATTCCCAGAAGGAAGAAGCTTCAGTGAGTCCTGAATTGAAACATTTTCTTATCTGATTGATCAAAGAACTCTTTTGTTCAATTGGTTACAAACTATGGTGGTCCTGCATTGATtagtttgttttaattttacaattttcttttttgtttttatgtgttaatttcattttcctgTTCTTTTTGCTGCTCTAGTTTTCTGATGTAAACGTTTTACAGGTTCTGGAGCTTGGGATTGTGGTTCATTCAGTCATCATTGGGATATCTTTAGGTGCCTCTCAGAGTCCCAGAACAATCAAACCTCTGGTAGCAGCTTTGACTTTCCATCAATTTTTTGAAGGCATGGGCCTTGGTGGCTGCATCTCTCAGGTAtcttcaatttcctccaagatttttccttttctccatTGTCTCATTTAGTCACcctaaatacaaaataaatatatgaaagCAAACTCTACTAACTTTCTTGGTTATAAGAAAatgtacaaataaaataaatatataatttttttttaatgcatgTATGGTCTTGGaaatattcatcattttctaaCCCTAAGATGTTGCCATTTACCAATATGCACATGGGTCCTTCAAAAGGTCTTGTTGATGTTGTAACAAAATCTTCTGGGTACCTATTTAGAGATCATGCGTATTTGTAGGGTCCAATGACTCCATTGCATTCCACCACCATATGTGTCTTCATTTCATTTGTAAAGTACGGATTGCATGGTTCACTATTGGGACAGTCTCACATCAGTTCAGTGCAGCATTTTGTTGAAAGTcaactttcatttttctagGGTTAGGGTAATTAAGCTGTGTTAATTTGCCTTTTCTTCACCGTGAGGTTCCAAGTTTCACAAGTTTTTCAATCCCAAGATTTTTTAGGGTTGTGAGTTTCTATTTTCATACAATTTTATGTGAGTTGCTTCAATTGTTTGTGCAGGCCAAATTCAAGTCCAGGGCTATTGCAACCATGGTGCTTTTCTTCTCCCTCACCACCCCAATTGGAATTGGTGTTGGAATGGGAATATCAAACATTTACAATGAGAGCAGCCCAACTGCTCTGATTGTGGAGGGGGTTTTCAACTCTGCTTCAGCTGGGATTCTAATATACATGTCTCTGGTTGACCTTCTAGCAGCAGATTTCATGAACCCTAGAATGCAAGGCAATTTAAGGATCCAGCTTGGGGCTAATATTTCACTTCTTTTGGGTTCTGGCTGTATGTCACTCTTGGCAAAATGGGCCTAAATGCTTCAATGCAATGAGGGCTAGATGTATGGTGCATAGGTTTAGTGAGCATGATCCCTCTTAGGCATGCtcttttgtgtgtttttgttttgtttttaggcTTCTCTGTTTACTTTCCTCTTGAAAT of Prunus dulcis chromosome 4, ALMONDv2, whole genome shotgun sequence contains these proteins:
- the LOC117625804 gene encoding zinc transporter 1-like; translated protein: MRKLTSSHTLLLLLLLLFVPILVSAECTCSKETQHHDKVKVLKFKLVAISSILIASVLGVSLPMLGKKIPTLRPENDIFFMIKAFAAGVILATGFIHILPEAFDSLTSPCLSQTPWGNFPFTGFIAMLSAIGTMMIDTFATSYYRRSHFTKALPVKEDEEMHGVHEGHVHVHTHATHGHAHGSSAILPEDSASSFELIRHRVISQVLELGIVVHSVIIGISLGASQSPRTIKPLVAALTFHQFFEGMGLGGCISQAKFKSRAIATMVLFFSLTTPIGIGVGMGISNIYNESSPTALIVEGVFNSASAGILIYMSLVDLLAADFMNPRMQGNLRIQLGANISLLLGSGCMSLLAKWA